A single genomic interval of Spirosoma taeanense harbors:
- a CDS encoding gamma carbonic anhydrase family protein gives MALVKPVRGIHPQFGENCWFADNATIVGEVTMGHDCTVWFNAVVRGDVNSITMGDRCNVQDGAVIHCTYQRFKTTIGNYVSIAHNAIVHGCTIEDKVLIGMGAIVMDGAVIGSGSIVAAGAIVTQHTIVPPGSIYAGNPARLLKAVSPEQAELFMRTANNYVMYADWFKA, from the coding sequence ATGGCTTTAGTAAAACCCGTTCGCGGAATTCATCCCCAGTTTGGCGAAAATTGCTGGTTCGCCGATAACGCCACGATTGTTGGTGAGGTAACAATGGGACACGATTGTACCGTCTGGTTCAACGCTGTTGTCCGGGGCGACGTAAATTCGATCACTATGGGCGATCGCTGCAATGTGCAGGACGGCGCTGTCATTCATTGTACGTATCAGCGCTTCAAAACCACTATTGGCAATTACGTCTCCATCGCCCACAATGCCATTGTACACGGCTGTACGATTGAAGATAAGGTCTTAATCGGTATGGGCGCCATTGTTATGGATGGGGCCGTTATTGGATCGGGCAGTATCGTCGCGGCCGGAGCTATCGTAACGCAGCATACTATCGTGCCACCCGGTTCCATTTACGCCGGTAATCCCGCCCGGCTTCTGAAAGCCGTTTCGCCTGAGCAAGCAGAACTATTCATGCGCACGGCTAATAATTACGTGATGTATGCGGACTGGTTCAAAGCATGA
- a CDS encoding HupE/UreJ family protein, with the protein MSDFFIYLGLGFEHITDPSGYDHILFVIALCAVYTLRQWRQILSLVTAFTIGHSVTLALATLQLISYKTELTELLIPITILITAITNFFYKEPRAQSLAITRQPTVSWRYGIALLFGLIHGMGFSNYLRSLLGREANIVKPLLAFNIGLEMGQLVIVSIVLTVAFLALDILRSSRLRWTLIVSGIVAGMALSLIINNEYLPTLIE; encoded by the coding sequence ATGAGTGATTTCTTCATTTATCTGGGCTTAGGATTCGAGCACATCACCGACCCCAGCGGGTACGATCACATCCTGTTTGTGATAGCCCTTTGCGCCGTTTATACCCTGCGCCAATGGCGACAGATTCTGAGTCTGGTCACCGCGTTCACGATTGGTCACTCCGTTACGCTGGCACTGGCAACGCTGCAGCTCATCAGTTATAAAACCGAACTGACTGAACTGCTCATCCCCATTACCATTCTCATCACCGCCATCACAAACTTTTTTTATAAGGAGCCCCGGGCGCAATCGTTAGCCATTACCCGGCAGCCAACTGTGTCCTGGCGGTATGGCATAGCCTTGCTTTTTGGATTGATTCACGGCATGGGGTTTTCCAACTACCTGCGCAGTTTGCTGGGTCGTGAAGCGAACATTGTGAAACCCTTACTAGCCTTCAACATAGGTCTGGAAATGGGCCAGCTGGTTATTGTCAGTATCGTTTTAACGGTTGCCTTCCTGGCTCTGGATATCCTACGAAGCAGCCGATTACGGTGGACGCTGATTGTGTCGGGCATTGTAGCCGGCATGGCTCTTTCGCTGATCATCAACAATGAATATTTGCCTACGCTGATCGAGTAG
- a CDS encoding M1 family metallopeptidase, translated as MKKIILLTIGLAASVRFAGAQAPAAPTQNANTRFEQLGPMLPTPNTFRTAAGAPGRDYFQNRADYDIRVELDDANQKITGSETVTYHNNSSDELRYIWLQLDQNLFAKGSTGSITRTGGINESGMSFNQLQNLTSVRERSSQQATDKYGYKITSVKDAKSGSPLKYTINQTMMRIDMPTPLKPGASYSFNVDWNYFVTEYYGRSGYDFFPKDGNYNYFIAHWFPRLCAYNDVNGWQNKQFLGQGEFTLIFGNYKVAITAPSDHIVGATGECQNYKQVLTATQQKRMAQAANSKTPVVIVTQDEAIAAEKAKPADTKTKKTWVYKADNVRDFAFASSRKFIWDAMQTDVYGDGRKIWSMSFYPKEGNPLWGQYSTRVVEHTLKSYGNRTIKYPYPVAISCHATPGGGMEYPMISFNGGRPEADGTYSEQTKAGMIGVIIHEVGHNFFPMIVNSDERQWTWMDEGLNTFCQYLAEKEWDYNFPSRRGEPQYITDYMKSDKSVLSPIMTSSDNVISLGPNAYAKPATALNILRETVMGRELFDYAFKEYARRWAFKSPEPADFFRTLEDASGVDLDWFWKGWFYGVEPVDQDLVEVDWYQVDAGDPVTTKAAARAEAQRRAGTISKQRDAATKAATVVEQDSTMKDFYNGYDPYAVTDADKKRYEDYLATLSDSERKVLEANATTNFYTLSLKNKGGVPMPVIVRMQFEDGTDSVARYPAEIWRFNDQAIKKVIATPKKVTQWTLDPYYEIADIDTENNSFPRVAQPTRFQLFKQRQSPSATQGQNPMQQQRRGNQPPATQGSGRN; from the coding sequence ATGAAGAAGATAATTCTGCTAACAATCGGTTTGGCAGCTTCAGTAAGGTTCGCAGGTGCTCAGGCACCAGCCGCGCCCACGCAAAACGCAAATACGCGCTTTGAGCAGCTCGGCCCCATGCTGCCAACGCCCAATACGTTCCGCACGGCCGCGGGTGCGCCCGGCCGCGACTATTTCCAGAACCGGGCTGATTATGACATCCGGGTAGAACTCGACGACGCTAATCAGAAGATTACGGGCTCTGAAACCGTAACGTACCACAACAACTCTTCGGACGAATTGCGGTATATCTGGCTTCAGCTCGATCAGAACCTGTTTGCCAAAGGCTCAACGGGTAGCATCACCCGCACGGGCGGCATTAACGAAAGTGGCATGAGCTTCAATCAGTTGCAGAACCTGACATCCGTACGTGAACGGAGCAGTCAGCAGGCAACCGATAAGTACGGCTACAAAATCACGTCCGTTAAAGATGCTAAGTCGGGCAGCCCGCTCAAGTACACGATTAACCAGACCATGATGCGGATTGACATGCCGACGCCACTGAAGCCCGGCGCGAGTTATTCCTTCAACGTGGACTGGAATTACTTTGTCACCGAATATTACGGTCGCAGTGGCTATGATTTCTTTCCTAAGGATGGCAACTATAACTACTTCATCGCACACTGGTTTCCGCGGCTCTGCGCCTACAACGACGTAAACGGCTGGCAGAACAAGCAGTTTTTAGGTCAGGGCGAGTTTACGCTCATCTTCGGTAATTATAAAGTAGCCATTACCGCACCAAGCGACCACATCGTAGGCGCAACCGGCGAATGCCAGAACTACAAACAGGTTCTGACGGCGACCCAGCAGAAGCGCATGGCGCAGGCGGCCAACTCGAAAACACCGGTTGTAATCGTCACGCAGGACGAAGCCATTGCCGCCGAAAAGGCCAAACCTGCGGATACAAAAACAAAGAAAACCTGGGTATACAAGGCTGATAACGTACGTGACTTCGCCTTTGCCAGCAGCCGTAAGTTTATCTGGGATGCCATGCAGACAGACGTATATGGCGACGGCCGCAAAATCTGGAGCATGTCTTTTTATCCGAAAGAAGGCAATCCGCTCTGGGGACAGTATTCAACCCGCGTTGTTGAACACACGCTTAAATCCTATGGCAATCGAACAATCAAATATCCTTATCCGGTAGCAATTTCGTGTCATGCCACGCCCGGCGGAGGTATGGAGTACCCCATGATCTCGTTCAACGGTGGCCGTCCTGAAGCTGACGGTACGTATTCGGAGCAAACTAAAGCCGGCATGATCGGCGTCATTATCCACGAAGTTGGCCATAACTTCTTCCCAATGATTGTTAATTCCGACGAGCGGCAATGGACCTGGATGGACGAAGGTTTGAACACCTTCTGCCAGTATCTGGCCGAAAAAGAATGGGACTATAACTTTCCAAGCCGCCGGGGTGAACCGCAATACATTACGGACTATATGAAGTCAGACAAATCGGTTCTGTCGCCGATTATGACCTCGTCTGACAACGTTATCAGCCTCGGCCCCAATGCCTACGCTAAGCCAGCCACGGCCCTGAATATTCTGCGCGAAACGGTTATGGGCCGCGAGCTATTCGATTACGCCTTTAAAGAGTATGCGCGTCGCTGGGCTTTTAAAAGTCCTGAGCCTGCCGACTTCTTCCGTACACTGGAAGATGCTTCTGGTGTTGATCTGGACTGGTTCTGGAAGGGCTGGTTCTATGGCGTTGAACCCGTGGATCAGGATCTGGTTGAGGTCGACTGGTACCAGGTGGATGCGGGCGATCCGGTGACGACCAAAGCAGCCGCTCGCGCTGAAGCGCAGCGCCGGGCCGGAACCATCAGCAAACAGCGTGATGCCGCGACAAAGGCCGCTACAGTTGTTGAGCAGGATTCAACCATGAAGGATTTCTACAATGGTTATGATCCTTACGCTGTTACCGATGCGGATAAAAAACGGTATGAGGACTATCTGGCGACGCTGAGTGACAGCGAGCGTAAGGTTCTTGAAGCGAATGCCACTACAAACTTTTATACCCTGTCGCTGAAAAACAAAGGTGGGGTACCAATGCCAGTGATTGTTCGGATGCAGTTTGAAGATGGCACCGACTCTGTAGCGCGGTACCCGGCCGAAATCTGGCGTTTCAACGACCAGGCGATTAAGAAAGTCATTGCGACTCCAAAGAAAGTTACCCAGTGGACGCTTGACCCGTACTACGAAATCGCTGATATTGATACCGAGAACAACTCATTCCCGCGGGTAGCGCAACCTACCCGTTTCCAGTTGTTCAAGCAGCGGCAGAGCCCATCTGCTACCCAGGGACAGAACCCAATGCAGCAACAACGACGGGGCAATCAACCACCGGCCACGCAGGGTAGTGGTAGAAATTAA
- a CDS encoding MotA/TolQ/ExbB proton channel family protein translates to MKTQNPSPAPAKAAAPKKKSSGGLNPAFVIPVLLLIGILTYMFVFGDGSHFQDGDNTKEPLPGDYFGTVYKGGFIVPILFTCFLTVLVFSIERFITIGRANGSGSIDDFVRKVKGQLDRNDVAGAIQECDRQKGSIGNVVKTALLKYQQLSTDTELTKEQKLVALQKEVEEATTLELPMLEKNLTIIATLASVSTLIALLGTVLGMIRAFAAMGATGQPDTAALSTGISEALVNTALGIGTAAIATIMYSYFTSRIDVLTYNIDEIGLSIQQNFAAHY, encoded by the coding sequence ATGAAAACACAAAATCCCTCTCCAGCACCAGCCAAAGCAGCGGCACCAAAGAAGAAATCGTCGGGTGGCTTGAATCCAGCGTTCGTAATCCCGGTTCTGCTGTTGATCGGTATCCTGACGTATATGTTCGTCTTTGGTGACGGCAGTCACTTTCAGGATGGAGACAACACGAAAGAGCCACTCCCAGGCGATTACTTCGGTACCGTCTATAAAGGAGGATTTATCGTACCTATTCTCTTTACGTGCTTCCTGACCGTGCTGGTATTTTCCATCGAGCGGTTTATCACTATTGGCCGCGCAAACGGGTCAGGTTCGATTGATGATTTCGTTCGGAAAGTAAAGGGTCAGCTTGACCGTAATGACGTAGCCGGAGCGATTCAGGAGTGCGATCGCCAGAAAGGCTCGATTGGTAACGTTGTTAAAACGGCCCTGCTGAAATATCAGCAACTGTCAACGGACACGGAACTGACCAAAGAGCAAAAACTGGTAGCCCTGCAGAAAGAAGTAGAAGAAGCTACGACGTTGGAACTGCCGATGCTGGAAAAGAACCTGACCATCATCGCTACGCTGGCATCGGTGTCGACTCTTATCGCGCTGCTTGGTACAGTACTTGGTATGATCCGGGCCTTCGCAGCCATGGGTGCTACAGGTCAGCCTGACACGGCTGCTCTGTCAACGGGTATCTCGGAGGCTCTTGTAAACACGGCCCTTGGTATCGGTACGGCTGCTATCGCGACCATCATGTATAGCTACTTCACCAGCCGGATCGACGTACTGACGTACAACATCGACGAAATCGGTCTGAGCATCCAGCAGAACTTCGCGGCTCACTATTAA
- a CDS encoding ExbD/TolR family protein: protein MPAVKIKRASSSVDMTAMTDVAFLLLTFFILTAQFRSQDAASIDTPSSISGIKVPDKDIMTIGLGKDGKVYFGIDNQNNRIAMLENIAAAKGITFSDKEKKEFALMSNFGLPIAQLKSFLGMPKEQQAKIKQPGIPTDSTGAGATNELKDWVFNSRKANNDLRIALKGDNLAKFPEFKNVLATLQAQNINKFNLITGTEAPPAGWKAD, encoded by the coding sequence ATGCCAGCAGTTAAAATTAAACGTGCAAGTTCTTCAGTGGACATGACGGCGATGACCGACGTGGCGTTCCTGTTGCTGACGTTCTTTATCCTGACCGCCCAATTCCGTTCTCAGGATGCCGCCAGCATCGATACCCCGTCTTCTATCTCCGGCATCAAAGTTCCGGACAAGGACATCATGACCATTGGTTTGGGTAAAGACGGTAAAGTCTATTTTGGCATCGATAACCAGAACAACCGCATTGCTATGCTGGAAAATATCGCTGCTGCAAAAGGCATTACTTTCTCAGACAAGGAAAAGAAGGAATTCGCCCTGATGTCGAACTTCGGATTGCCCATTGCTCAATTGAAGTCGTTCCTGGGCATGCCCAAAGAACAGCAGGCAAAGATTAAGCAGCCGGGTATTCCTACGGATTCAACAGGGGCGGGTGCCACGAATGAGCTTAAAGACTGGGTATTTAATTCCCGGAAGGCCAACAACGATCTACGAATTGCGTTAAAAGGCGATAACCTTGCCAAGTTTCCGGAATTTAAGAACGTGCTGGCTACGCTTCAGGCGCAGAACATTAACAAATTCAACCTGATCACCGGAACAGAGGCTCCGCCGGCAGGTTGGAAAGCAGACTAA
- a CDS encoding ExbD/TolR family protein codes for MAEINTGGGGGKHDGGKVRSKKASTRVDMTPMVDLGFLLITFFILATTLSKPSSMTLNVPDKTKQEETEPIKASNVMTVFLGKDNKAHYIFGKAANEDPELKTVGYGYEFRQAIQENARKVSADKFVVVIKPTKESTYRNMVDVLDEMAITKTKRYALVDQLTPDEKKLLKDKVKIDA; via the coding sequence ATGGCAGAAATTAACACTGGCGGTGGTGGTGGTAAGCATGACGGTGGTAAGGTACGGTCCAAGAAAGCGTCAACCCGTGTGGACATGACGCCGATGGTTGACCTCGGGTTCCTCCTGATTACCTTCTTCATTCTGGCTACCACCCTGAGCAAGCCATCTTCGATGACGCTCAACGTGCCGGACAAAACAAAACAGGAAGAAACGGAGCCTATTAAGGCCTCCAACGTAATGACCGTCTTTCTGGGGAAGGACAACAAGGCGCATTACATCTTTGGTAAAGCGGCCAATGAAGACCCCGAACTAAAGACAGTTGGCTACGGCTACGAATTCCGTCAGGCTATTCAGGAAAACGCCCGGAAAGTATCCGCCGATAAGTTTGTTGTGGTTATTAAGCCAACCAAAGAGTCAACGTATAGAAATATGGTTGACGTTCTGGATGAGATGGCCATTACGAAAACGAAGCGGTATGCTCTGGTGGACCAGCTGACTCCGGACGAAAAGAAGCTTCTTAAGGACAAAGTTAAAATAGACGCATAA
- a CDS encoding energy transducer TonB, with amino-acid sequence MAETPQNATLDDIVFANRNKAYGAYDLRKAYPKTVTRALIIGGILFTLGVLAPTIITALTPEQEEQAMVEVDLMKLPPPPIDPNEPPPPPPPPVEVPKVNTVKFLPPEVKPDEEVPEETPPPAVEELKEAVAAEKTQEGDPNAEEVIAAPEASAAPTKVEVAVEAAPKEEEIFTVVEQQPEFTGGMAALGQYLQKNLRYPAAAQRANISGRVFVSFVVNTDGSIQDVQVLKGLGFGTDEEATRVVKSMPKWRPGKQSGRPVRVKYNLPINFTLE; translated from the coding sequence ATGGCAGAGACTCCTCAAAACGCAACACTTGATGACATTGTGTTTGCGAACCGGAACAAGGCGTATGGTGCCTATGATCTACGGAAAGCGTATCCTAAGACTGTAACACGTGCCCTGATTATTGGGGGTATCCTGTTTACACTCGGTGTACTTGCTCCGACCATCATCACTGCCCTGACTCCGGAGCAAGAAGAACAGGCAATGGTAGAGGTGGACCTGATGAAGCTCCCTCCTCCGCCAATTGACCCGAACGAACCGCCACCACCACCGCCACCGCCAGTCGAAGTACCCAAGGTGAACACGGTTAAATTCCTTCCACCGGAAGTAAAACCGGATGAAGAGGTACCCGAAGAAACGCCACCGCCGGCTGTTGAAGAACTGAAGGAAGCTGTTGCTGCTGAAAAAACGCAGGAAGGTGACCCGAACGCTGAAGAAGTCATTGCGGCTCCTGAAGCCAGTGCTGCTCCAACGAAGGTAGAGGTTGCTGTTGAAGCCGCTCCGAAAGAAGAAGAAATCTTTACGGTCGTTGAACAACAGCCAGAGTTTACGGGTGGTATGGCCGCTCTTGGTCAATACCTGCAGAAAAACCTTCGTTATCCGGCAGCCGCTCAGCGCGCGAACATTTCGGGACGGGTTTTCGTAAGCTTCGTTGTTAATACCGACGGTAGTATTCAGGACGTTCAGGTTCTGAAAGGACTGGGCTTCGGAACGGATGAGGAAGCAACCCGCGTGGTTAAAAGTATGCCGAAATGGCGCCCTGGTAAACAGTCAGGTCGTCCAGTACGGGTAAAATACAACCTACCGATCAACTTCACGCTGGAATAA
- a CDS encoding PstS family phosphate ABC transporter substrate-binding protein, which yields MSKNGFWAISLLLGFFGCANDKPALDNPSRGSIIVAADESFKPLVTQLTSAYSGIYPDTHFEIVFKPEQQAINLMLQDSARIAFVTRKLTQKEQAVLDQRKIVGAATKIATDGVALIINRSNTDSLLTMNELKSLFSGKITQWSQLKGGNQTGPITLVFDNNNSSNLEFVLNTFKVNNVRNLRIFTTRSNREVIDFVRKNPSALGFIGVNWISDGDEPLTAELSRDLRVVGVSDKANPTKRDDYYQPFQEDLGMMRYPLRRPVYVLSREAHPGLGSGLVNYVARDAGSLIIYKLGLWPSVPYNREVNLKN from the coding sequence ATGAGTAAAAACGGATTTTGGGCAATCAGTCTGCTGCTAGGCTTTTTCGGCTGCGCCAATGATAAGCCTGCTCTGGACAATCCATCCCGGGGGAGTATTATTGTTGCAGCTGATGAATCGTTTAAACCCTTAGTCACGCAGTTGACCTCAGCCTATTCAGGTATATACCCGGATACGCATTTTGAGATTGTCTTTAAACCTGAGCAGCAAGCAATCAATCTAATGCTGCAGGACAGTGCGCGGATTGCTTTCGTAACCCGTAAATTGACCCAAAAGGAACAGGCCGTCCTAGATCAGCGTAAAATTGTAGGGGCCGCAACGAAAATTGCAACCGATGGCGTAGCGCTTATCATCAATCGATCCAACACAGATAGCCTACTGACAATGAATGAGTTGAAGAGCTTATTCAGTGGCAAGATAACGCAATGGTCACAGTTGAAAGGTGGCAACCAGACCGGTCCCATTACTTTAGTATTTGATAATAACAATTCGAGTAATCTGGAGTTTGTGTTAAATACTTTCAAAGTCAATAATGTCCGGAACTTGCGCATCTTCACAACCCGGTCCAACCGGGAAGTGATTGACTTTGTGCGGAAGAATCCGTCGGCATTGGGTTTCATCGGTGTAAATTGGATCAGCGATGGAGATGAGCCCCTTACGGCTGAACTGTCGCGGGATTTGCGGGTAGTAGGTGTTTCGGATAAGGCGAATCCAACAAAACGGGATGATTATTATCAACCGTTTCAGGAGGACTTAGGTATGATGCGTTACCCTTTACGTCGACCGGTTTATGTCTTGAGCCGGGAAGCTCATCCGGGTTTGGGAAGCGGATTAGTAAATTATGTAGCCCGTGATGCAGGCTCCTTGATTATTTACAAATTGGGACTTTGGCCTTCTGTGCCGTATAATCGGGAAGTGAACTTGAAAAACTAA
- a CDS encoding tetratricopeptide repeat protein, translated as MMNNQKKSLLTILFVGASMAAPLLAQDLPTALKDIEAERYGKAGQALTQLASSSPTAENQFYLGYYYLRSGQLDQAKAAFEKGAAADQKNQLNNVGLGGVALMKGDRAGGTAQINNAVAATKNKNQDVLIRAAEMFTLSEKTNDPARALELLAIADEKDKKNENAEIEMLMGDAYFLKNDGGNAITKYENALTINPNLAEANYKIGRLYLRGKNYQKAQDYFKLAIQGDQEFAPTYLAYADALANSRAYKSAAQNYELYVQKTGTTDPERLLDVARYRFLAQDYQGATTYLDQLKGKVNNPIADRMYGWAYYGLNQPQQAVTALNRFISTAPNKVIYDDYKYLGRAYGMLNTPEGDSLSVAYLEKAAPSDTTENLYREIAEKYYKTKRFDKAANYYTKTIQNDKKPQNNDYLWLGLSNYQYAPRVGRDSLAAPVDSAQVPAIKQAYYLKADSAFAQMAQKIEATPGQTYPLAYYYRAQANYYANAKNPDQAISAATPLYEKFIEQALAPQPDSTQKTDYSRYLVTAYKALAGFSLQQKDEAKAKEYFNKVLEINPNDADVKRALEGPKAAPATKQPAKPATKTAPKATARKSSAS; from the coding sequence ATGATGAACAACCAGAAGAAATCGCTGTTGACCATCCTGTTCGTGGGAGCATCTATGGCTGCTCCGCTGTTGGCGCAGGACTTGCCGACGGCTCTGAAAGATATTGAGGCCGAACGTTATGGTAAAGCAGGACAAGCCCTTACTCAGTTAGCGTCTAGCTCACCAACGGCTGAAAATCAATTCTACCTTGGTTACTACTATCTGAGAAGCGGGCAGTTGGATCAGGCAAAAGCTGCTTTTGAAAAGGGTGCAGCCGCTGACCAGAAGAACCAGCTGAATAACGTAGGTCTGGGTGGGGTAGCTTTAATGAAAGGCGATCGGGCCGGCGGTACCGCACAGATTAACAATGCAGTAGCTGCAACAAAGAATAAGAATCAGGACGTTCTGATTCGGGCAGCCGAGATGTTCACACTGTCGGAAAAAACCAATGATCCGGCCAGAGCGCTCGAACTGTTAGCTATTGCCGACGAAAAGGATAAGAAAAACGAGAACGCCGAGATCGAAATGCTGATGGGTGATGCGTATTTCCTGAAAAATGATGGTGGTAACGCTATCACGAAATACGAAAATGCGCTGACTATCAACCCGAACCTGGCTGAAGCCAATTATAAGATTGGACGCTTGTATCTGCGCGGTAAAAACTACCAAAAAGCTCAGGATTACTTTAAACTGGCCATTCAGGGTGACCAGGAGTTCGCTCCTACTTACCTAGCTTACGCTGATGCCCTGGCAAATTCGCGCGCTTACAAAAGTGCTGCTCAGAACTACGAACTGTATGTTCAGAAAACGGGCACAACTGATCCTGAGCGTCTGCTTGACGTAGCTCGTTATCGGTTCCTGGCACAAGATTACCAGGGTGCTACGACTTACCTCGATCAACTGAAGGGGAAAGTAAACAACCCAATCGCCGACCGGATGTATGGCTGGGCTTATTACGGTTTGAATCAGCCACAACAGGCAGTAACGGCTCTGAACCGGTTCATCTCAACAGCTCCGAACAAAGTGATCTATGACGATTACAAGTATCTAGGCCGTGCGTACGGTATGCTGAATACTCCGGAAGGCGACTCGCTGAGCGTTGCTTATCTGGAAAAGGCAGCTCCTTCGGATACAACCGAAAACCTGTATCGCGAGATTGCTGAGAAGTACTACAAGACGAAGCGATTTGACAAGGCGGCTAATTACTACACCAAGACGATTCAAAACGATAAGAAGCCACAAAACAACGACTATCTTTGGTTAGGCCTTTCGAACTATCAATATGCTCCTCGTGTAGGTCGTGACAGCTTAGCGGCTCCCGTTGATTCGGCACAAGTGCCTGCGATCAAGCAGGCCTATTATCTGAAAGCTGACTCGGCTTTTGCTCAGATGGCACAGAAGATTGAAGCTACTCCGGGTCAGACGTATCCGCTGGCTTATTACTACCGGGCTCAGGCAAATTATTACGCTAACGCTAAAAACCCGGACCAGGCCATTAGCGCTGCAACTCCGCTGTATGAGAAATTCATTGAGCAGGCACTGGCTCCTCAGCCGGACTCTACTCAGAAAACCGATTACAGTCGCTATCTGGTGACGGCTTATAAAGCACTGGCGGGCTTTAGTCTGCAGCAGAAAGATGAAGCCAAAGCCAAAGAATACTTTAACAAGGTGCTTGAAATCAATCCGAACGATGCTGATGTAAAGCGAGCATTGGAAGGACCCAAGGCAGCACCAGCAACCAAACAGCCTGCGAAGCCTGCTACCAAGACTGCGCCTAAGGCAACCGCACGAAAGTCCTCAGCGAGTTAA
- a CDS encoding adenylate kinase — translation MLNLVLFGPPGAGKGTQSEKLIRRYNLVHLSTGDLLRSQIASGTELGLRAKQLMDQALLVPDEVVIGMIEHKLKENQSAAGFIFDGFPRTVPQAEALDQLLSQYGTQINAMIALVVDEEELTKRLLLRGQTSGRPDDQNEELIRRRLREYNEKTKPVAGYYSEQGKYAAINGIGEIDDIFALICEKINQAAGEVR, via the coding sequence ATGCTCAATCTTGTCTTGTTTGGCCCTCCAGGGGCTGGCAAAGGAACCCAAAGCGAAAAACTTATCCGGAGATATAACTTAGTACATTTATCCACCGGTGATTTACTCCGTTCGCAGATCGCCAGTGGCACAGAGTTAGGACTACGGGCAAAACAGTTGATGGATCAGGCATTGCTTGTGCCCGATGAGGTCGTAATCGGCATGATCGAGCATAAGCTTAAAGAAAACCAGTCGGCTGCGGGCTTTATTTTCGACGGTTTTCCACGTACAGTACCGCAGGCTGAAGCACTTGATCAGCTTCTAAGCCAATACGGCACACAGATTAATGCAATGATTGCGTTGGTAGTGGACGAAGAAGAGCTCACCAAACGACTATTGTTACGTGGGCAGACATCCGGTCGGCCCGATGACCAGAATGAAGAGCTGATTCGTCGTCGCCTGCGGGAGTACAACGAAAAAACCAAACCGGTTGCCGGCTATTATAGCGAGCAGGGTAAATACGCAGCCATTAACGGGATTGGCGAGATAGATGATATATTCGCCCTAATCTGCGAAAAAATAAATCAAGCTGCTGGTGAGGTCAGATAA
- the obgE gene encoding GTPase ObgE, which produces MASSNFIDYVKINCRSGAGGAGSVHFRREKHVPKGGPDGGDGGRGGHIILKGNPQLWTLLHLKYRKHVKAGNGVAGEGGRRQGAQGEDVILEVPLGTIARNPDTGEQLAEITEDGQEIILFPGGRGGLGNDHFKTATQQAPYYAQPGESGREEWVVLELKLLADVGLVGFPNAGKSTLLSVLSAARPEIADYPFTTLVPNLGVVAYRDYKSFVMADIPGIIEGASQGKGLGLRFLRHIERNSVLLFLVPATSEDIRHEYNTLLNELREYNPELMDKDRLLAISKIDLVSDEELARIKADLPQKIPVTFISSVSQRGLDELKDSIWQRLTLPPSAE; this is translated from the coding sequence ATGGCTTCATCAAACTTTATTGATTACGTAAAAATAAATTGTCGCTCGGGAGCGGGGGGAGCAGGCTCAGTTCATTTTCGGCGCGAAAAGCATGTTCCTAAAGGTGGCCCTGACGGGGGTGATGGTGGCCGGGGTGGCCATATCATTTTAAAAGGCAACCCTCAGCTTTGGACATTGCTGCACCTTAAATACCGCAAGCATGTCAAAGCAGGCAACGGTGTAGCCGGAGAAGGTGGACGACGCCAGGGCGCACAAGGGGAAGATGTAATACTGGAAGTGCCTCTGGGCACCATCGCCCGGAACCCCGATACGGGTGAGCAACTGGCTGAAATCACCGAAGACGGTCAGGAAATTATTCTGTTTCCGGGTGGGCGGGGCGGTTTGGGCAATGACCATTTCAAAACGGCCACCCAACAGGCCCCCTATTACGCCCAGCCGGGCGAATCCGGCCGCGAAGAATGGGTTGTACTGGAATTGAAATTATTAGCCGATGTAGGGCTCGTTGGCTTTCCCAATGCTGGTAAATCAACTCTGCTATCGGTACTTTCTGCCGCCCGGCCAGAAATTGCTGACTACCCCTTTACAACCCTTGTACCCAATTTAGGTGTCGTAGCATACAGGGATTACAAATCGTTTGTAATGGCCGACATTCCGGGGATTATTGAGGGCGCATCGCAGGGAAAAGGTTTGGGGCTGCGGTTTCTGCGGCATATTGAGCGTAATTCGGTTCTGTTGTTCTTGGTGCCGGCCACCAGCGAAGATATTCGGCACGAATACAATACATTATTGAACGAATTACGGGAATATAACCCGGAGCTGATGGATAAGGATCGTCTACTGGCTATCTCAAAAATAGATCTGGTCAGCGATGAGGAGTTAGCCCGCATCAAAGCCGATCTGCCCCAGAAGATTCCCGTTACATTTATCTCGTCGGTTAGTCAACGCGGACTGGATGAATTGAAAGATAGTATCTGGCAACGGTTAACTCTACCTCCGTCGGCCGAATAG